In a single window of the Raphanus sativus cultivar WK10039 chromosome 9, ASM80110v3, whole genome shotgun sequence genome:
- the LOC108826722 gene encoding uncharacterized protein LOC108826722 → MGCVVSRPETNEGGDYKLITRRGSIGKDSEISESIILDPELSTHSKRSKTGGEKACKEEEDERQNAQEEKGDEQKLSPSPSFRIYCVFPRDPNDGNVVDDLPRNKNISEENKVVSTKEKAHTKFACLKGCVK, encoded by the exons ATGGGTTGTGTTGTTTCAAGGCCTGAGACAAATGAAGGAGGAGACTATAAACTTATAACTCGCCGAGGATCGATCGGTAAAGATAGTGAAATTTCTGAGAGCATCATATTAGATCCAGAATTGTCTACACATAGCAAAAGGTCCAAAACCGGTGGTGAAAAGGCATGtaaggaggaggaagacgaACGTCAAAATGCACAAGAAGAGAAAGGAGACGAGCAAAAACTTTCACCATCTCCTAGTTTTCGTATTTATTGTGTTTTCCCACGTGATCCTAATGATGGCA ACGTCGTTGATGATCTGCCACGGAACAAGAACATATCAGAAGAAAACAAGGTGGTATCTACCAAAGAAAAAGCACACACAAAATTTGCATGTCTAAAAGGTTGCGTTAAGTAA
- the LOC108824161 gene encoding transcription factor ICE1-like: MALHGNGDAVWLNSSGEGIQEEEEEASWGRNHQEDGGASSLSHFKAPILEGDWFNNQTVHPHDLYNQQDLRFLGGFPFKPNDNLLLDSSSSQAFSLDTSQPSTFLPSNNKSCLLNVGNAFDFGTDSCFLGQGFGSFTQLRNRELSSVPDVLSAQVNNNLTTLYEGGGGGFTPLELQGAFTSPAKVLNPLEVLASSGSQPTLFQKRAAMRQSSETKFWNSEKKLSDDGEMDEAGNEVSGLHYESDDLNQSVQNRGGGKGKKKGMPAKNLMAERRRRKKLNDRLYMLRSIVPKISKMDRASILGDAIDYLKELLQRINDLHNELESTPTPPGSLPPTPSSFHPLTPTPQTVSCHVKEELCPSSLPSPKGQQARVEVRLREGRAVNIHMFCGRRPGLLLATMKALDNLGLDVQQAVISCFNGFALDVFRAELCQEGHEILPDQIKAVLLDTAGYAGMI, translated from the exons ATGGCCCTACACGGAAACGGCGATGCGGTATGGTTAAACAGCAGTGGAGAAGGGATtcaggaggaagaggaggaagctTCGTGGGGTAGGAATCATCAAGAAGACGGTGGagcttcttctctctctcatttcAAGGCGCCTATACTCGAAGGTGACTGGTTCAACAACCAAACAGTACATCCACATGATCTCTACAACCAGCAAGACTTGAGATTCCTCGGTGGCTTCCCTTTTAAACCCAACGACAACCTTCTTCTTGATTCCTCTTCCTCTCAAGCTTTTAGCCTCGACACATCTCAGCCTTCCACCTTCTTACCTTCTAACAACAAGTCTTGTCTCCTCAACGTCGGCAATGCCTTTGACTTCGGTACAGATTCTTGTTTCCTCGGCCAAGGCTTTGGTTCGTTTACACAGTTGAGGAACAGGGAGCTGAGCTCTGTCCCTGACGTCTTGTCTGCTCAGGTGAACAACAACTTAACGACTTTATacgaaggaggaggaggtggattCACTCCTTTGGAGTTACAAGGCGCCTTCACCAGTCCTGCGAAAGTTCTGAACCCTTTAGAGGTGTTAGCATCGTCTGGTTCACAGCCTACTCTGTTCCAGAAACGTGCAGCCATGCGTCAGAGCTCTGAAACCAAGTTTTGGAACTCAGAGAAGAAGCTGAGCGATGATGGAGAGATGGACGAGGCTGGGAATGAAGTCTCCGGGTTGCATTACGAGTCTGATGATCTGAACCAGAGCGTTCAGAACAGAGGAGGAGGTAAAGGTAAGAAGAAAGGAATGCCAGCTAAGAATCTGATGgctgagagaagaagaaggaagaagcttaACGATAGGCTTTATATGCTTAGATCAATTGTCCCCAAGATCAGCAAA ATGGATAGAGCATCAATACTTGGAGATGCAATTGATTATCTAAAGGAACTTTTACAAAGGATCAATGATCTTCACAACGAACTTGAGTCAACTCCAACTCCACCTGGATCTTTGCCTCCAACTCCATCAAGCTTCCATCCATTAACACCTACACCTCAGACTGTTTCTTGCCATGTAAAGGAAGAGCTATGTCCCTCATCTTTGCCAAGCCCTAAAGGCCAACAAGCAAGA GTTGAGGTTAGATTAAGGGAAGGAAGAGCAGTGAACATTCACATGTTCTGTGGTCGTCGACCTGGTCTTTTGCTCGCTACCATGAAGGCTTTGGATAATCTTGGATTGGATGTTCAGCAAGCTGTGATCAGTTGCTTCAACGGGTTTGCCTTGGATGTGTTCCGTGCTGAG CTATGCCAAGAAGGACATGAGATACTACCTGATCAAATCAAAGCAGTGCTTCTGGATACAGCGGGCTATGCTGGTATGATCTGA
- the LOC108825308 gene encoding putative F-box/FBD/LRR-repeat protein At4g13965 has translation MSIEDLENADRISQLPEALILLILCLLPVKVAIATSLLSKQWKYLWKLMPKLKFDYLDHKRQLGTFSSNAVMTLLSHMAPVLQSLYLIVHLERCNAKDTGILLGIALGLHVHELVLEVRSREVFKFPSCLFNVNKLVTLKLRYKIHMDVPSPVCFKTLRNLHLHYVEYKDHNSVINLLDGCPNLKTLTVHRYSHSSVKTFTISVPALDRLSIYNSNGGQLDWGYVINTPSLKLLKIKGICGLGFCLIENVMELVEASIIDVSSISNENLLGSLASVKRLSLRISPLKITFPTGSIFDQLVYLELHAYKEAWWNLLTLMLDRSPKLKILKLINRWHCEKDYVGRGEWKQPENLPKCFWFHLETFIWKGYKWQREDEKQVAKYVLENAINLKRAIFSSKRIKHKERVEVFKDLKSVARASNLCQIIFK, from the exons ATGAGCATTGAAGACCTTGAGAATGCTGACAGGATCAGCCAGTTGCCTGAAGCTTTGATCCTGCTGATTTTGTGTCTACTTCCTGTGAAAGTTGCCATAGCCACAAGTCTCTTGTCTAAGCAATGGAAATATCTTTGGAAGTTGATGCCTAAACTCAAGTTTGACTATTTGGATCACAAACGTCAACTCGGGACGTTTTCAAGTAATGCTGTTATGACTTTGCTTTCACACATGGCTCCGGTCTTACAGAGTTTGTATCTCATTGTTCATCTAGAAAGATGTAATGCAAAGGATACAGGGATCTTGCTTGGAATTGCATTGGGTCTCCATGTGCATGAGCTGGTTCTAGAAGTTAGATCTAGGGAAGTGTTCAAATTTCCTAGTTGCTTGTTTAACGTTAATAAACTAGTGACCTTGAAACTCAGGTATAAAATTCATATGGATGTACCTTCTCCGGTTTGTTTCAAAACCCTTAGAAATCTGCACCTTCACTATGTGGAATATAAGGACCATAATTCAGTTATTAACCTTTTGGATGGTTGTCCTAATCTCAAAACTTTGACTGTGCATAGATATTCACATAGCAGTGTGAAGACGTTCACTATATCAGTGCCAGCTTTAGACAGGCTATCAATTTATAATAGCAATGGGGGACAACTAGATTGGGGCTATGTGATAAATACTCCTTCTCTGAAGCTCTTAAAGATTAAAGGGATTTGTGGTCTTGGGTTTTGTCTAATTGAGAATGTTATGGAGCTGGTGGAGGCAAGTATTATTGATGTCTCTAGTATATCCAACGAGAACCTTCTAGGGTCTCTAGCTTCAGTAAAACGTCTTTCATTGAGAATATCTCCCTTGAAG ATTACTTTTCCTACCGGTAGCATCTTCGATCAGCTGGTGTATTTGGAGCTACATGCATATAAAGAAGCATGGTGGAATCTACTTACCCTTATGCTTGATAGGTCTCCTAAACTGAAAATCCTCAAGCTCATAAAc CGGTGGCATTGTGAAAAAGATTATGTGGGTCGCGGGGAATGGAAACAACCGGAGAATCTTCCTAAATGTTTTTGGTTTCATCTTGAGACATTCATATGGAAAGGTTACAAATGGCAACGAGAAGATGAGAAACAAGTGGCGAAATACGTTCTAGAGAACGCAATTAATTTGAAGAGAGCAATTTTCTCCTCAAAACGTATCAAGCATAAAGAGAGAGTAGAGGTGTTCAAGGATTTAAAAAGTGTGGCCAGGGCTTCAAATTTATGCCAGATTATATTCAAATGA
- the LOC108823827 gene encoding pentatricopeptide repeat-containing protein At3g26782, mitochondrial, which produces MKVPSKKTLISSVSRLLHTERQQTDRQNLTTLFNRYVDKTDVFSWNSVIADLARSNDSSEALRAFSSMRKLSLHPNRSTLPCAIKACSSLLDLSSGKQTHQQAFVFGYHSDVFVSSALIAMYSTCGEVDDARKVFDEMTVRNIVCWTSMIRGYDLNGNAVNAVSLFKDLLIDESDHEDAMLVDSKGMVSVISACSRVAAKGLTESIHGFVVKRGFERGVSVGNTLLDAYAKGREGGVAVARRIFDQIVGKDSVSYNSIMSVYAQNGMSNEAFDVFRILMKDKGVTFNSITLSTVLLAVSHSGALRVGKCVHDQVIRMGLEDDVIVGTSMIDMYCKCGRVETARKVFDRMRKKNVRTWTAMIAGYGMHGHAGKALELFPVMISSGVRPNYITFVSVLAACSHAGLHVEGWRWFNAMKGRFGVEPGLEHYGCMVDLLGRAGYLQKAYDLIQTMKMKPDSVIWSSILAACRVHKNVELAEISVARLFELDPSNCGYYMLLSHIYADAGRWKDVERVRTVMRKRGLVKPPGFSLLELNGEVHVFLIGDEEHPKRDEIYEFLEELNVKLLEAGYVSNTASVCHDVDEEEKEMTLRVHSEKLAVAFGIMNTVPGSTVNVVKNLRVCSDCHNVIKLISKIVDREFVVRDAKRFHHFKNGFCSCGDYW; this is translated from the coding sequence ATGAAGGTTCCAAGTAAAAAAACTCTCATCTCATCCGTCTCCCGTCTCCTTCACACGGAGAGACAACAAACAGACAGACAAAACCTAACAACTCTCTTCAACAGATACGTCGACAAGACAGACGTCTTCTCATGGAACTCCGTCATCGCCGACCTCGCTCGCAGCAACGACTCCTCCGAAGCTCTCCGCGCTTTTTCCTCCATGCGAAAGCTCTCACTCCACCCTAACCGCTCCACTCTCCCCTGCGCCATCAAAGCCTGCTCCTCTCTCCTCGATCTCTCCTCCGGCAAGCAGACCCACCAGCAAGCCTTCGTCTTCGGCTACCACTCCGACGTCTTCGTGTCTTCCGCCTTGATCGCCATGTACTCGACTTGCGGCGAAGTCGACGATGCGCGCaaggtgttcgacgaaatgACTGTGAGAAATATCGTTTGCTGGACGTCGATGATTCGTGGGTATGATCTTAACGGTAACGCCGTTAACGCCGTTTCTCTTTTCAAGGATTTGTTAATCGATGAAAGTGATCATGAAGATGCGATGTTGGTGGATTCTAAGGGTATGGTTTCGGTCATCTCTGCTTGTTCTCGTGTGGCTGCTAAGGGCTTAACGGAGTCAATCCACGGATTTGTGGTGAAGAGAGGGTTTGAGAGAGGAGTAAGCGTTGGTAACACTCTCTTAGATGCTTATGCTAAAGGCCGAGAAGGAGGTGTGGCTGTAGCTAGAAGAATCTTTGATCAGATTGTGGGTAAAGACTCTGTTTCGTATAATTCGATTATGAGTGTTTATGCTCAGAACGGGATGTCTAATGAGGCTTTCGATGTGTTCCGGATACTGATGAAGGATAAAGGTGTGACCTTTAACTCGATCACGCTGTCTACTGTATTGCTCGCTGTTTCGCACTCAGGTGCTCTGCGTGTAGGGAAGTGCGTGCATGATCAGGTGATTAGGATGGGTCTCGAGGATGATGTGATAGTCGGGACTTCGATGATTGATATGTACTGCAAATGCGGGAGAGTTGAGACGGCGAGGAAAGTGTTTGATCGGATGAGAAAGAAGAATGTGAGGACGTGGACGGCCATGATTGCTGGATACGGAATGCACGGCCACGCGGGCAAGGCGTTAGAGTTGTTCCCTGTTATGATAAGTTCAGGAGTTCGACCAAACTACATTACTTTTGTCTCGGTGTTAGCTGCTTGCAGCCACGCTGGTCTTCACGTGGAAGGCTGGCGTTGGTTCAACGCGATGAAGGGGAGATTTGGGGTGGAACCGGGGCTAGAGCACTACGGTTGTATGGTTGATCTCTTAGGTCGGGCAGGGTATCTTCAGAAGGCTTATGATTTGATACAGACGATGAAGATGAAACCGGACTCTGTCATCTGGAGCTCGATTCTTGCAGCGTGTAGGGTTCACAAGAACGTGGAGCTTGCTGAGATATCCGTGGCGCGTTTGTTTGAGCTGGATCCTTCGAACTGCGGTTACTACATGTTGCTTTCGCATATTTACGCTGATGCGGGGCGTTGGAAAGACGTTGAGAGGGTGAGGACGGTGATGAGGAAGCGTGGATTGGTGAAACCTCCAGGGTTTAGTCTGCTTGAGTTGAACGGTGAGGTTCATGTGTTCTTGATCGGAGACGAAGAGCATCCCAAGCGCGACGAGATTTACGAGTTTTTAGAGGAGTTGAACGTGAAGCTGTTGGAAGCGGGTTACGTGTCGAACACGGCGTCGGTGTGTCATGATGTTGATGAGGAAGAGAAGGAGATGACGCTGAGGGTTCACAGCGAGAAGCTGGCGGTTGCGTTTGGGATCATGAACACGGTCCCTGGCTCGACGGTGAATGTGGTTAAGAATCTGAGGGTTTGTAGTGATTGTCATAATGTGATCAAGTTGATTTCAAAGATTGTTGATAGAGAGTTTGTGGTTAGAGATGCGAAGCGGTTTCACCATTTCAAAAATGGATTTTGTTCTTGTGGAGATTACTGGTGA
- the LOC108824162 gene encoding light-regulated protein 1, chloroplastic: MQGALCIKPTILPLSSPKLTLLLPHTISTTKASRLSSSLRLRPNSSSPSTSDPLTINYDDSPLSVFPAEACEVISGYACSADIYPEVKLETKPVSPPVASEPVDREYLEYNNPKTVFPAEACDDLGGEFCEPDYQKDVY; this comes from the exons ATGCAGGGAGCTTTGTGCATCAAACCAACCATTCTTCCACTTTCTTCTCCAAAGcttactcttcttcttccccacACCATCTCCACCACCAAAGCTTCaagactctcttcttctctcaGACTCAGACCAAACTCATCATCTCCTTCAACCTCTGATCCACTCACCATAAACTACGATGACTCTCCCCTTTC TGTTTTCCCAGCTGAAGCATGTGAAGTGATCAGCGGTTACGCCTGTTCTGCTGATATTTACCCTGAAGTCAAGCTTGAAACAAAGCCCGTCTCACCTCCCGTGGCTTCAGAGCCTGTAGACCGAGAATACCTAGAGTATAACAACCCCAAAAC AGTTTTCCCCGCAGAGGCTTGTGATGATCTTGGAGGAGAATTCTGCGAACCTGACTATCAAAAAGATGTCTATtag